In Aquimarina sp. TRL1, a single window of DNA contains:
- a CDS encoding YciI family protein yields MKKFILLLRDELETLQQLSPKEIENLVQSHMEWAQKLEEKKFLISGDGLEEKGVLIQGKDCIIKDGPYIESKEMIGGYYLLQAETLEEIIEIAKECPCHLWGGTTEIRPIMDYDA; encoded by the coding sequence ATGAAAAAATTTATTTTATTATTACGAGATGAGTTAGAAACCTTACAACAATTATCTCCTAAAGAAATAGAGAACTTGGTACAATCACATATGGAATGGGCACAAAAATTAGAAGAAAAGAAATTCTTAATCTCTGGAGATGGATTAGAAGAAAAAGGAGTCCTCATTCAGGGCAAAGATTGTATTATCAAAGATGGTCCTTATATAGAATCCAAAGAGATGATAGGCGGGTATTATTTATTACAAGCAGAAACGTTGGAAGAGATTATTGAAATTGCTAAAGAATGTCCGTGTCACCTATGGGGAGGCACAACAGAAATCAGACCCATTATGGACTATGATGCCTAA
- a CDS encoding DUF6596 domain-containing protein encodes MMPKKNIHYSTIAINFRTLYGKLFASLYKQFNTIPVYYIEEAIQNAFYKALKSWKHNAIPKQPENWFFIVAKNDLLNQLKKTTYAIADKTLSTDTEQEIETTKDLRLETLLYFASLPFISPESKLLFILKNLFGLHVKEISSCTLIEQETIYKRISRTKKKIQQQKLQNPLTVVRLTPETLAVTEEILYAVFNLGFDSIHEKNEELVNEDLCLDAMALLKKLLEKTKETSTRNLFSLFCFHIARLQTKQANNIPIPFFKQERSQWDQRFIHLGFQYLNKPQKLTKFYIEVVMISNHMTTPRFDHAYWEDITYYYRLLTDITTSPIPKINLCYCLHKINKTEEAIQILNNIKHQLPKNHLYYTLVYAELVKDTSPKTTSSLLHTLLETLPQSFRKKYILEQLLSE; translated from the coding sequence ATGATGCCTAAAAAAAACATACATTATAGTACTATAGCAATTAATTTCAGAACATTGTACGGGAAGCTTTTCGCTTCCCTTTATAAACAATTTAATACGATTCCTGTTTATTACATCGAGGAGGCGATTCAGAATGCGTTTTACAAAGCATTAAAAAGCTGGAAACACAATGCAATACCTAAACAACCGGAGAATTGGTTTTTTATCGTCGCCAAAAACGATTTATTAAATCAACTAAAAAAAACTACCTATGCGATTGCTGATAAAACTCTTTCTACAGATACAGAACAAGAAATTGAAACGACCAAAGATCTCCGCTTAGAAACCTTATTATATTTTGCTTCTCTACCTTTCATTTCTCCTGAATCCAAGTTGCTGTTTATTCTCAAAAATCTTTTTGGGTTGCATGTAAAAGAAATTAGTTCCTGTACATTAATTGAGCAGGAGACCATATACAAGCGTATTAGCAGAACTAAAAAGAAAATTCAGCAACAAAAATTGCAAAATCCTTTAACTGTTGTTCGTCTTACTCCAGAAACACTTGCTGTCACAGAAGAGATATTATACGCGGTATTTAATCTAGGCTTTGACTCCATACATGAAAAAAACGAAGAACTGGTTAATGAAGACCTATGTTTAGATGCGATGGCTCTATTAAAAAAACTACTAGAAAAAACGAAAGAAACTTCTACCAGAAACCTGTTTAGTTTATTCTGTTTTCACATTGCTCGCTTACAAACAAAACAGGCCAATAATATACCTATTCCTTTTTTTAAACAAGAACGGAGTCAATGGGATCAACGTTTTATTCACTTGGGGTTTCAATACCTCAATAAACCTCAAAAACTCACCAAGTTTTATATAGAGGTCGTAATGATCAGTAATCATATGACCACTCCCCGTTTTGATCATGCATATTGGGAAGACATTACGTATTACTATCGATTACTTACCGATATCACAACTTCTCCTATCCCTAAAATCAACCTATGTTATTGTCTTCATAAAATCAATAAAACGGAGGAAGCTATACAAATACTTAACAACATCAAACATCAACTCCCCAAAAATCACCTTTATTACACTTTGGTTTATGCAGAATTGGTCAAAGACACATCTCCTAAAACTACCTCTTCTTTATTACATACATTACTGGAAACACTTCCGCAATCATTTAGAAAAAAATATATTCTGGAGCAGCTACTGTCTGAGTAA
- a CDS encoding cobalt-precorrin-5B (C(1))-methyltransferase produces the protein MSELRDIPDRPLRRGYTTGACATACTKAALLGLVTQQPVEKITIELPVGEVAAFYLTNFTIDKAQASCSTIKDAGDDPDVTHLATIQVTVELNEEREIIFRRGEGVGIVTLPGLEIAIGEPAINPVPRRMMETVCKKILSDYQLTAYGVTITVGVKDGEKIAKRTLNSRLGILKGISILGTSGIVTPFSASSYIASIEQGIDVAVANNATTLLINSGARSEKMLKSIFPTIESYACIHYGNWIRETFEKINSSPEIKTVYMGIMLGKAAKLAQGQLNTHSGKTSWDKKFIYELAIEAAYEEEIAKKVLMLNMAGRLQEIFTFTSCEKFYQLLLQKCYNHCIQLAPNIKLSIYLINAEGTHIPYSI, from the coding sequence TTGAGTGAATTACGAGACATACCAGACCGGCCTCTCCGAAGAGGGTATACCACAGGAGCATGTGCTACTGCCTGTACCAAAGCAGCTTTATTAGGACTGGTTACACAACAGCCCGTAGAGAAAATTACTATTGAATTACCGGTAGGGGAAGTAGCAGCTTTTTATCTTACGAATTTTACCATTGATAAAGCGCAGGCTTCTTGTAGTACGATAAAAGATGCAGGAGATGATCCGGATGTAACTCATTTAGCGACAATTCAGGTAACAGTCGAATTAAACGAAGAAAGAGAGATCATTTTCAGAAGAGGAGAAGGTGTTGGGATTGTGACATTACCAGGTTTGGAAATCGCGATCGGAGAACCGGCAATTAATCCGGTTCCTCGGAGAATGATGGAAACTGTCTGTAAAAAAATCTTATCGGATTATCAGTTAACAGCATATGGAGTAACCATTACAGTAGGTGTTAAAGATGGAGAAAAAATAGCCAAGAGAACACTGAATAGCCGATTGGGAATCCTAAAAGGAATTTCTATTCTAGGGACTTCAGGAATTGTTACTCCTTTCTCAGCATCCTCCTATATTGCCAGTATAGAACAGGGGATTGATGTTGCAGTAGCAAATAATGCAACCACTTTATTAATTAACTCAGGAGCAAGAAGTGAAAAAATGTTAAAATCAATTTTTCCAACTATAGAAAGTTATGCTTGTATCCATTATGGAAACTGGATAAGAGAAACTTTTGAAAAAATCAATTCGTCACCTGAAATAAAGACTGTTTATATGGGGATTATGCTTGGAAAAGCGGCAAAATTAGCTCAGGGACAACTCAATACACATAGTGGGAAAACCTCCTGGGACAAAAAATTCATCTACGAATTGGCTATAGAAGCAGCATATGAGGAAGAAATTGCAAAAAAAGTTTTAATGTTAAATATGGCAGGTCGTCTACAGGAAATTTTTACTTTTACGAGCTGTGAAAAATTTTATCAATTATTATTACAAAAGTGTTATAACCATTGCATACAACTGGCACCAAATATAAAGTTGTCGATCTACCTGATCAATGCAGAGGGAACACACATACCGTATAGTATATGA
- a CDS encoding precorrin-6A/cobalt-precorrin-6A reductase, translating into MILVFGGTTEGKIVSGVLDDLNIPYYYTTKTKVPFTGKGTAIYGAMDQKLLREFCEREKIDIILNAAHPFAEQLHKTIVTVPEEIQLYRWERHFEPREKHPEVFYIATYNQVLQLLENLGYTSMLALSGVQTISHLKRYWEENKTWFRILDRDSSRNIALASGFPETQLIYGYPQSVIEEKKLFRDINPEVIFTKESGSSGRLYDKIKAAVECAIPIVILERPILSDRYIRITKKQELIKLMSKQYS; encoded by the coding sequence ATGATATTAGTTTTTGGGGGTACGACAGAAGGAAAGATAGTTTCAGGGGTATTAGATGACCTGAATATTCCGTATTACTATACTACAAAAACAAAAGTGCCTTTTACGGGAAAAGGTACTGCTATATATGGAGCAATGGATCAAAAACTATTAAGAGAGTTTTGTGAAAGAGAAAAGATAGATATAATTCTTAATGCGGCTCATCCATTTGCAGAACAGCTTCATAAAACCATTGTTACAGTTCCTGAGGAAATACAATTGTATCGATGGGAGCGGCATTTCGAACCAAGAGAGAAACACCCGGAGGTATTCTATATTGCAACATATAATCAGGTACTACAGTTGTTAGAAAACCTAGGATATACATCCATGCTGGCATTATCAGGAGTACAAACGATTTCCCATTTGAAGAGATATTGGGAAGAGAATAAAACCTGGTTTCGTATTTTAGACAGGGATTCTTCCAGGAATATAGCCCTGGCTTCAGGGTTTCCTGAAACCCAATTAATATATGGATATCCGCAATCTGTAATAGAAGAAAAGAAGTTATTTCGGGATATAAATCCTGAAGTAATATTTACAAAAGAAAGTGGTAGTTCAGGAAGGTTATACGATAAAATTAAAGCAGCTGTTGAGTGTGCAATTCCTATTGTAATTCTGGAGCGCCCAATACTATCAGATCGATATATTCGTATAACCAAAAAACAGGAACTAATAAAGTTAATGAGTAAGCAGTACAGTTGA
- the cobM gene encoding precorrin-4 C(11)-methyltransferase produces MSESIHKVAIVSFTDQGVAIAQKLQKEFYRSNVFTTRDTVFFGEVTHVEKIGEVIETSFQQYNVWIFVGALGICVRSIAPFIKNKNTDPAVINVDDQGKFVQAVLSGHVGKANEITKQISRILTATPVISTSSDLQELWALDLLGSTYGWQMRSSVPLNTIISLFVNRKKTALILKVKNKGTEFLEKTLPNFVDVYYTEQGWDMHAYKLVIYVGYQVLQTGIPTISYYPPCLAMGTGCAKDIEPSLFIEGIKQALKEHGIAIESLYAFGSASIKEKEQAYLDFSAHYGIPFVTFSGEELNTIEVPNPSEVVKKKVGVYGVSEASAALISGQESWIVEKTKAVTVSGKKFTYALSLSNRYERRSAIAIVGAGSGDPELLTIKGQYLLEQADCILYAGSLVPEALTHMAKEGALVRNSAAMTLEEQIAIIDQYYSQGKLIVRLHSGDPSIYGAIQEQMTIFDEKGYDYYIVPGISSFQAAAAYLKSEFTIPEVAQTIILTRGEGNTPMPEHEKIADMAKLRATMCIFLSAGIAKKVQAQLLEYYPDNTPLAVLYRVSWEDEAVWTGTLGELTAIIKENKLTRTVLIVVGEAIGARKNRSWLYDEKWHHIFRKKEKKIVK; encoded by the coding sequence ATGTCAGAATCCATACATAAAGTTGCGATAGTCAGTTTTACAGATCAGGGAGTTGCAATCGCTCAGAAATTGCAAAAAGAATTTTATAGAAGTAACGTTTTTACGACAAGGGATACAGTATTCTTTGGTGAGGTCACTCATGTAGAGAAGATTGGGGAAGTAATAGAAACATCTTTTCAGCAATATAATGTTTGGATATTTGTAGGGGCTTTGGGTATTTGTGTCAGGAGTATTGCTCCCTTTATAAAAAATAAGAATACTGATCCGGCAGTTATCAATGTAGATGATCAGGGAAAGTTTGTACAAGCCGTATTAAGCGGACATGTAGGAAAGGCAAATGAAATTACGAAACAAATAAGTAGAATTCTGACAGCTACTCCGGTAATTTCTACTTCCAGTGATTTACAGGAGTTATGGGCATTGGATCTACTAGGAAGTACCTATGGCTGGCAAATGAGAAGTTCAGTCCCATTAAATACGATTATTTCTTTATTCGTAAATAGAAAAAAAACAGCCTTGATTCTAAAGGTTAAAAATAAAGGAACCGAATTTTTAGAAAAAACATTACCCAATTTTGTGGATGTTTATTATACGGAACAAGGATGGGATATGCATGCATATAAACTTGTTATTTATGTAGGATATCAGGTACTACAAACTGGTATTCCAACCATATCGTATTACCCTCCTTGTTTGGCGATGGGTACAGGCTGTGCCAAAGATATAGAACCTTCTCTGTTTATAGAAGGGATAAAACAAGCACTAAAAGAGCACGGGATAGCGATAGAAAGCTTATATGCGTTTGGTTCTGCATCAATAAAAGAAAAAGAACAAGCTTATTTGGATTTTTCTGCTCACTATGGAATCCCATTTGTAACATTTAGCGGAGAGGAGTTAAATACAATAGAAGTACCAAATCCTTCTGAGGTAGTGAAGAAAAAAGTAGGAGTATATGGAGTATCTGAAGCTTCTGCAGCCTTAATTTCCGGGCAAGAATCCTGGATTGTAGAAAAAACAAAAGCTGTCACTGTTTCAGGAAAGAAATTTACGTATGCGCTCAGTTTATCGAATCGGTATGAGCGCAGATCTGCAATTGCTATTGTAGGAGCAGGATCTGGAGATCCGGAACTGCTTACGATAAAAGGACAGTACCTGTTAGAGCAGGCAGATTGCATTTTGTATGCAGGAAGCCTGGTACCAGAGGCACTGACGCATATGGCAAAGGAAGGAGCGTTGGTTAGGAACTCTGCGGCAATGACATTGGAAGAACAAATAGCTATTATAGATCAGTATTACAGTCAGGGGAAACTTATTGTTCGCTTACATTCTGGAGATCCATCTATTTATGGTGCTATTCAGGAACAAATGACCATTTTTGACGAAAAAGGGTACGATTACTATATTGTTCCAGGGATTTCCTCGTTTCAGGCAGCAGCAGCATATCTGAAATCAGAATTTACCATTCCAGAGGTAGCTCAGACTATTATACTAACCAGAGGAGAGGGAAATACTCCGATGCCGGAACATGAGAAGATTGCAGATATGGCAAAACTTCGAGCGACAATGTGTATCTTTTTAAGTGCTGGAATAGCTAAGAAAGTACAGGCACAATTATTAGAATATTACCCGGATAACACCCCTTTAGCCGTATTGTATAGAGTAAGTTGGGAAGATGAAGCTGTATGGACTGGAACCTTAGGGGAACTGACAGCTATTATAAAAGAGAATAAACTGACCCGCACAGTGCTGATTGTTGTAGGAGAAGCTATAGGAGCTCGTAAAAACAGATCTTGGTTATACGATGAAAAGTGGCATCATATTTTTAGAAAAAAAGAGAAAAAGATTGTAAAGTAA
- the cbiE gene encoding precorrin-6y C5,15-methyltransferase (decarboxylating) subunit CbiE: MRFNIIGIGNKIPDFNNREKDLISKNRVFSGGKRHYNLVKTFLPEDHHWIYIQGAMTNVFEQYEKAENTIVVFASGNPLFYGFANTLKNRYPTAHFTIISHYSAIQLLADKMALNSNSLQTVSVHGRSWEALDNCIIKQPSLIGVLTDKNKSPDKIAARLLRYGYDNYTVIVGEELEGDKERLRTLSLEETSKESFYPLNCVILVKKKHRKVDFGLKDQSFRGLVGRPGMITKMPVRLTSLHLLEVLHKKVLWDIGFCTGSISIEARLKNPNLKVIAFEKRESCQLIMQENEERFGVFEIEKRIGDFFEQDIEKLPEPDTVFIGGHGGRLEELLERLVSILPDEGIIVFNAVREESKKTFSTVCSRLGLLLVENMAMTIDNHNTIHLFKAIKK; the protein is encoded by the coding sequence ATGCGTTTTAATATAATAGGTATTGGTAATAAAATTCCTGATTTCAATAACAGAGAAAAGGACCTGATCTCAAAAAACAGAGTTTTTAGTGGAGGAAAGAGACATTACAATTTGGTAAAAACATTTCTTCCGGAAGATCATCATTGGATTTATATTCAGGGGGCTATGACAAATGTATTTGAGCAATATGAAAAAGCAGAAAATACTATTGTAGTTTTTGCATCAGGTAATCCATTGTTCTACGGATTTGCTAATACATTAAAAAATAGATATCCAACAGCACATTTCACGATCATATCTCATTATAGCGCTATCCAGTTGTTAGCAGACAAGATGGCTTTAAACTCGAATTCTCTTCAGACAGTCAGCGTACATGGAAGATCATGGGAAGCTCTTGATAATTGTATTATAAAACAACCCTCGCTTATAGGCGTATTAACGGATAAAAATAAAAGCCCGGATAAAATAGCAGCACGTCTTTTACGGTATGGTTATGATAATTATACAGTGATTGTAGGTGAAGAATTGGAAGGAGACAAAGAACGATTACGAACACTTAGTCTGGAGGAAACCTCTAAAGAAAGTTTTTATCCCCTCAATTGTGTAATTCTAGTAAAAAAGAAACATAGAAAGGTAGATTTTGGTTTAAAAGATCAATCTTTTAGAGGTTTAGTTGGAAGACCAGGAATGATTACCAAAATGCCTGTCCGTCTGACAAGCCTTCATTTATTAGAAGTTCTGCATAAAAAAGTATTATGGGATATCGGATTTTGTACTGGATCTATAAGTATTGAAGCACGATTAAAAAACCCCAATCTGAAAGTAATTGCTTTTGAAAAAAGAGAATCCTGCCAATTGATCATGCAAGAAAATGAAGAGAGGTTTGGAGTCTTCGAGATTGAAAAACGAATAGGTGACTTTTTTGAACAAGATATAGAAAAGCTTCCAGAACCGGATACTGTTTTTATCGGAGGGCATGGAGGAAGGTTAGAAGAATTGTTAGAACGATTAGTATCGATACTTCCTGATGAAGGAATTATCGTTTTTAATGCAGTACGGGAAGAAAGCAAAAAGACTTTTAGTACAGTATGTAGTCGATTAGGGTTGCTCCTTGTAGAGAATATGGCAATGACAATAGATAATCATAATACAATCCATTTATTCAAGGCAATAAAAAAATAG
- the bluB gene encoding 5,6-dimethylbenzimidazole synthase produces MKEEHPQRIFMPEEQELLEEIMLHRRDVRGNHFLDKPIPSFAIDKIIQAGLKAPSVGFSQPWEFVLIENKETKKAIKETFSEETKKAALLFADEKQKQYIALKLEGITEAPLNMAVFYKPKDGPVLGQTSMPNMGKYSVVCAVQNMWLMARTLNIGMGWVSILDPEKVKKVLHAPQENQLIAYLCFGYTDMFYNKPELEIKKWEQKKIQQDVVIKEKYG; encoded by the coding sequence ATGAAAGAAGAACATCCGCAGCGAATATTTATGCCTGAAGAGCAAGAACTGTTAGAAGAAATTATGTTGCATCGAAGAGATGTTCGAGGAAATCATTTTTTAGATAAACCCATTCCTTCTTTTGCTATAGATAAAATTATTCAGGCAGGTTTAAAAGCTCCATCTGTTGGTTTTTCTCAGCCATGGGAGTTCGTTCTTATAGAAAACAAAGAAACTAAAAAAGCGATAAAAGAAACCTTCTCAGAAGAAACTAAAAAGGCTGCTTTGCTTTTTGCAGATGAGAAACAAAAACAATATATCGCTTTAAAACTCGAAGGAATTACGGAAGCCCCCTTGAATATGGCAGTGTTTTATAAACCTAAAGACGGTCCTGTGTTAGGACAGACCAGTATGCCTAACATGGGAAAATACAGTGTGGTATGCGCTGTACAAAACATGTGGTTGATGGCAAGGACACTGAATATTGGTATGGGGTGGGTAAGCATTCTGGATCCTGAAAAGGTAAAAAAAGTACTTCATGCCCCGCAGGAAAATCAGCTGATAGCATACCTGTGTTTTGGGTATACGGATATGTTTTACAACAAACCGGAACTCGAAATCAAAAAATGGGAACAAAAGAAAATACAACAAGATGTAGTTATAAAAGAAAAGTATGGATAA
- the cobJ gene encoding precorrin-3B C(17)-methyltransferase → MIKVVGLGPGHADYMIPMATKAITEATVVIGYHYYFQFINHLIQEDVLCIGKELSEEEKRAEIAIKHASEGENVVVIGSGDAGIYAMASIVYQKVAEQELDIPVETVPGISAFVTAGSKLGAILGHDFCCISLSDLMTPWTTIEKRIHAAAAGDFVTGLYNPKSKKRYWQLQALKDIYLQYRSPMTPVAICKQLGRSEETIKITTLGTLNVEDVDMFCVVMIGNSQTFEYKNNLITPRGYLNRKPETGEEIQQASFKEILQNIPSNTLPKDALWAAIRCIHTSGDFAYIHYIKTSKDAITKWHKYLKNGGTIVTDVTMVQAGITKSFTAKYGNEVVCLLNDPEALSIAAAEGLTRSQAGIKLAATKYPDALFVIGNAPTALIEIVDQVYEGKLTPAGIVGAPVGFINVIESKERLKMISETPYALITEKRGGSNFAAAIVNAAFTLTESEKI, encoded by the coding sequence ATGATTAAAGTTGTAGGGCTTGGTCCCGGACACGCAGATTATATGATTCCTATGGCAACAAAGGCAATAACAGAAGCTACAGTTGTTATTGGGTATCATTATTATTTTCAATTTATAAATCATCTGATTCAGGAAGATGTTTTATGTATTGGGAAAGAACTAAGCGAAGAAGAAAAAAGAGCAGAAATAGCGATTAAGCATGCTTCAGAAGGAGAGAATGTTGTTGTGATAGGTTCTGGCGATGCAGGGATCTACGCCATGGCATCTATCGTATATCAAAAAGTAGCAGAACAAGAGTTGGATATTCCTGTAGAAACAGTTCCCGGAATCTCTGCTTTTGTGACAGCCGGCAGTAAACTAGGAGCTATTTTAGGACACGATTTTTGTTGCATTTCACTGTCTGATTTAATGACTCCCTGGACCACCATAGAGAAGAGAATTCATGCAGCAGCAGCAGGAGATTTTGTGACAGGACTATACAACCCCAAAAGCAAAAAAAGATATTGGCAATTACAGGCATTAAAAGACATCTATCTACAATACAGATCCCCGATGACACCTGTTGCTATCTGTAAGCAGTTAGGGCGTTCAGAAGAAACGATCAAGATAACTACATTAGGAACTCTGAATGTAGAAGATGTAGATATGTTTTGTGTCGTAATGATAGGAAATAGCCAAACATTCGAATACAAAAATAATCTCATTACACCTAGAGGATATTTAAATAGAAAACCAGAAACAGGGGAAGAAATTCAGCAGGCAAGTTTTAAGGAAATTCTACAAAATATTCCGTCGAATACATTGCCTAAAGATGCTTTATGGGCTGCGATACGATGTATTCATACCTCTGGAGACTTTGCGTATATTCATTATATCAAAACTTCGAAGGATGCTATAACAAAGTGGCATAAGTATTTAAAGAATGGAGGTACGATAGTGACTGATGTAACAATGGTACAGGCGGGGATTACCAAAAGTTTTACAGCGAAATATGGAAATGAGGTAGTTTGTTTGTTGAATGATCCGGAGGCACTCTCAATAGCAGCTGCAGAAGGACTGACAAGATCTCAGGCAGGAATTAAATTGGCAGCAACAAAATACCCAGATGCTTTGTTTGTTATAGGTAATGCCCCAACGGCCTTGATAGAAATAGTAGACCAGGTATACGAAGGGAAACTAACCCCAGCAGGTATCGTAGGAGCTCCGGTAGGTTTTATAAATGTAATAGAATCCAAAGAACGATTAAAAATGATTTCAGAGACTCCATATGCTCTTATAACAGAAAAAAGAGGAGGAAGTAACTTTGCCGCAGCTATCGTTAATGCTGCATTTACATTAACAGAATCAGAAAAAATATAA
- the cobI gene encoding precorrin-2 C(20)-methyltransferase: MQKIYGVALGPGDPELVTLKGLRILQESDVIFYPGSIHQGVKKSYVHSILEYHRLTDKETVGFYLEMSDNRTSAEKVYIDTAQKIEQAYTKGKKVAVVCEGDISLYASFSYILTILEERSLPVRLIPGVNSFSLGAAQHKVPLSLLNDKLVIIPRAKHIEEISHYFEKFDTIVLMKIRSGWKNFHQQILQKHWQCYYCERLGTEKEFITTDLTILENRVIPYFSLLIIRK, translated from the coding sequence TTGCAAAAAATATATGGAGTAGCATTGGGCCCAGGAGACCCGGAGCTCGTAACATTAAAGGGGCTTAGAATCTTACAGGAATCGGATGTCATTTTCTATCCAGGATCAATACATCAGGGAGTAAAAAAGAGTTATGTACATTCAATTTTGGAGTATCATCGATTAACAGATAAAGAAACTGTAGGTTTTTATCTGGAAATGTCTGATAACAGAACTTCTGCAGAAAAGGTGTATATAGACACAGCCCAGAAGATAGAACAGGCATATACCAAAGGAAAGAAAGTAGCTGTTGTATGCGAAGGAGATATCAGTTTATATGCTTCCTTTTCTTACATACTTACTATTCTGGAAGAACGTTCCTTACCAGTACGGTTAATTCCTGGAGTGAATTCATTTTCTCTTGGTGCTGCACAGCACAAAGTTCCCTTAAGCTTACTGAATGATAAATTAGTGATTATTCCCAGAGCAAAACATATTGAAGAGATCTCGCATTATTTCGAAAAATTTGACACCATTGTTTTAATGAAAATAAGATCGGGGTGGAAAAACTTTCATCAGCAAATACTTCAAAAACACTGGCAATGTTATTATTGCGAACGTTTAGGAACAGAGAAAGAGTTTATTACTACAGATTTGACAATACTAGAAAATAGGGTGATTCCATATTTTTCATTATTAATAATACGAAAATGA
- a CDS encoding cob(I)yrinic acid a,c-diamide adenosyltransferase, translating to MKIYTRKGDTGKTGVFGGKREFKDSARIECNGAIDEANSTIGLLRAKLGNSHEWQTNLHRIQKDLMDMMSHLARPSDSKKENPNPKPVDGADFCEKWMDELEDSISSPSDYFLLPGGNEISALCHMCRTQIRRGERRLVTLMHEDPESVEEYVVAYINRLSDLFFTLARAEMDKAGVAEEKWQLFLYKRKKKKK from the coding sequence ATGAAAATTTACACCAGAAAAGGAGATACCGGAAAAACAGGAGTTTTTGGCGGAAAAAGAGAATTTAAAGATTCAGCTCGTATAGAGTGCAATGGAGCTATTGACGAAGCTAATTCAACGATAGGACTGTTAAGAGCTAAATTAGGGAATAGTCACGAATGGCAAACAAATTTACATCGAATTCAAAAAGATTTAATGGATATGATGTCTCATTTAGCCAGACCTTCGGATTCTAAAAAAGAAAACCCTAATCCCAAACCTGTTGACGGAGCTGATTTTTGCGAAAAATGGATGGATGAATTAGAAGATTCGATCAGCTCTCCTTCAGATTATTTTTTGTTACCAGGAGGGAATGAAATATCTGCTTTATGTCACATGTGTCGTACACAGATACGAAGAGGAGAAAGACGATTAGTAACATTGATGCATGAAGACCCTGAATCGGTAGAAGAATATGTGGTAGCCTATATCAATAGATTATCTGATTTGTTTTTTACGCTGGCACGTGCCGAAATGGATAAAGCAGGAGTCGCTGAAGAGAAATGGCAGCTATTTTTATATAAACGAAAAAAGAAAAAGAAGTAA